One genomic region from Magallana gigas chromosome 3, xbMagGiga1.1, whole genome shotgun sequence encodes:
- the LOC117692603 gene encoding ras-like GTP-binding protein rhoA encodes MRPKTKFKEVEMATVRKKLVIVGDGSTGKTCLLMAFSRGDFPEVYIPTIFDTYVADIEVDNKQVELALWDTAGQEDYDRLRPLSYPDTDVILMCYSIDNPDSLVNIREKWTPEVRHFCPSVPIVLVGNKKDTRTDPEVIKELELKKEEPVNTQEGQTLAEQIRAFSFVECSAKTQDGVRKVFETATRAALQDRKKRNLRKCKLL; translated from the coding sequence ATGCGCCCCAAGACCAAGTTTAAAGAAGTTGAAATGGCGACAGTGCGGAAGAAGTTAGTTATCGTGGGTGATGGGTCCACCGGTAAAACATGTCTATTGATGGCATTCAGCCGCGGCGATTTTCCCGAAGTCTACATACCTACGATATTTGATACGTACGTAGCTGATATTGAGGTGGATAATAAACAGGTGGAACTGGCTCTGTGGGACACGGCGGGTCAGGAGGACTACGACAGACTACGCCCGCTCTCCTACCCCGACACTGACGTCATCTTAATGTGTTACTCCATAGACAATCCCGACAGCCTGGTCAACATCAGGGAAAAGTGGACCCCCGAGGTCAGACATTTCTGCCCCAGTGTCCCCATCGTTCTAGTGGGCAATAAAAAAGACACACGCACTGATCCTGAAGTGATCAAGGAATTGGAGCTCAAGAAGGAAGAGCCGGTGAATACCCAGGAGGGACAGACGTTGGCAGAGCAGATCCGCGCCTTCTCCTTCGTGGAGTGTTCCGCCAAAACTCAGGACGGTGTCCGTAAGGTGTTCGAGACAGCCACCCGGGCGGCGCTACAGGACCGGAAAAAACGGAACCTGCGAAAGTGTAAACTTTTGTGA